In a single window of the Portunus trituberculatus isolate SZX2019 chromosome 9, ASM1759143v1, whole genome shotgun sequence genome:
- the LOC123501353 gene encoding mucin-5AC-like isoform X1 yields the protein MVKRKRTLSIKENSESVSQGSDGDLGGEEAKRLKAHGSVVNVEGSVGAPEAAPTHQNHAAPNEPLSPSAHRTSNSSVPSANSQPVSNVPSSAAAPPPAALRPTLQLRTSARVLNKQRREETKADQPPPPQPLNAKKPDPGALDGEFGEEEDGKKRRRAWELWSLEDKNIFFESINECGKDFEAIQNYLTAKLRKKGAPRSQVKNKDQVRHFYYRTWHKISKHITFNEGVKKATQELYGLINFGELRKKVGGTLDERKAQKLQELIRKGSTSVRVKGKSVRVRTPICRALKKLNQIEEHREQAELRLPASVMVEVVPASMQAWCRVQALAHNPRIRFTTSLRRPLALLISHLQEKWRNSNLKLRDTLCSHVTFPLKMEAVPEPVLRLMPVKGATIKPISVQPEVMLKSSSLSLSSHEARLRRRGEKVGRGGRRKDTKHQQEKEAEDKALRDTEGHGGEAKGATGPGERKGRGEVEAVELEDLGEVSQEEHDDCSDGEACCPNSPDDDVVRVSPDKATTTTTTITLSQIKEEPPDTDFPSSPKEEFDPNLQVKEESESESGDTLRQLLALETVAGAGAFDGDADVVCTGESTRLTAHVGVDPHPRLTHPTQQQQQQSVVLEEERVTATTPEPEEEEKPPSTETVEAVEVDMKAWMQKIRNGWTLASATGISIGELYLILGQNKKICLEYDFEDPTKIKENTEDSSGEKSEGVVVEGQCITTTTTAALTTATSTATTTTTATNTATTTTTTTAATSTATTITTTTTTSVPVISGEGVGTDSGGPTPAEKEQQEQQQGKDGSDSGGDATKDEKQVAAENLSGMLAQLLAMTRMILNKPAIDSTCPCGHICSRGSGVLRSPAGGRSHSLVGRSPGSTRSPRTSKLALASSPNVAGVKSPGGQGGLGSRPLRERNKPASAKKLMAETMEPHASVSYARDGEAGTTTMAGVEVTIQASTTTTFTTTTPSNPDALQVPMPGISTGPSAAMPGLKVVMGAGRDAGEFKVPQGPAPRQLHVQQANFNAQLSKLLPRYNNRPGRRLVRKNVVVQRQLPLLPKAVVQLPSHDKDGGSTSGYISITIAPSPKGITSPASSAFTRSAIATPSSSQSLAPVLSPSLMPVRNKIIQPIHSPSNQATTSTVLQPMQAPSTLGVANTPMQVSVLSPLPTPAAPQMPSLSPGTNAISVNISGQPLLTVEMPPIVSTQASMPALTTLTPAPTPPAPPAPLPVENSTSVTSAVSVPHSPSSIENRQTNGLLSSVVSQVLNELPDLSTPPGTPQPSLNKNGDQGSLQVTSLNNSASLCHPASPPIVFGSTLPVEPLPDLHTPILEAATTSMTTVTTMPQSASTTLSPTPLLTIASTHHLELSPPPTQTNTFSSLLNTPTPSIDRNVTSTPVRAIFPSTPSISSLLSSPPDLSKGFPNLLAGSEETQDGSGAPESGGIVPELHIPEGSVSLPLLDISLGGTVTIADQAPGGLLGTGSQPTLREQLAAAHSPPHIASVLPHSPPPLPASSMISLNTGSQDSSSADKLMDITLGNSNSNSSFSSLLAAATQPLLDATTGDPQACVVVGRAQGLGEVGGGEVGGIAGGRGSCLVGDTSGFPTLSNTPPSPPSSPSRLLQQSDTQWLNNEVNDFSLSSFLGHFESPVKNNSNSRGASQTSPQTPFMPSLSSVYNENSVDFTATFAEMKAQVSGSFKQ from the exons CTCTGGATGGGGagtttggagaggaggaggatgggaagaagcGTCGGAGAGCCTGGGAACTCTGGTCTCTTGAAGATAAAAACATCTTCTTTGAGTCTATCAATGAGTGTGGCAAGGATTTTGAGGCCATCCAG AACTACCTGACGGCCAAACTGCGTAAAAAGGGGGCGCCACGCAGCCAGGTGAAGAACAAGGACCAAGTGCGCCACTTTTACTATCGCACCTGGCACAAGATTTCCAAGCACATCACTTTTAATGAAG GGGTTAAGAAAGCCACGCAGGAGTTGTACGGCCTCATAAACTTTGGTGAGCTGCGGAAGAAGGTTGGTGGAACACTGGATGAGCGGAAGGCACAGAAGCTGCAGGAGTTGATCAGGAAAGGATCGACCAGCGTGCGAGTGAAGGGGAAGAGCGTGCGTGTCCGAACCCCAATTTGTCGTGCCCTGAAGAAGCTCAACCAGATAGAAG AGCATCGGGAACAGGCTGAGTTGCGACTCCCAGCCAGCgtcatggtggaggtggtgccgGCCAGCATGCAGGCGTGGTGTCGCGTGCAAGCACTGGCTCACAACCCTCGCATCCGCTTCACCACCTCCCTGCGCCGGCCCCTCGCCTTGCTCATCTCACACCTCCAGGAGAAATGGCGGAACTCTAATCTCAAGCTG CGTGACACTCTCTGCTCTCATGTCACTTTCCCGCTGAAGATGGAGGCTGTGCCTGAGCCGGTGCTGAGACTCATGCCGGTGAAGGGAGCCACTATCAAGCCCATCTCTGTCCAG CCAGAAGTGATGTTGAAGAGTTCCTCTCTGTCACTGTCAAGCCACGAGGCAAGACTGAGGCGGCGAGGTGAgaaggtggggaggggaggccgCCGGAAGGACACCAAACaccagcaggagaaggaggcagaggaCAAGGCACTGCGGGACACTGAAGGGCATGGGGGTGAGGCCAAAGGTGCTACTGGGCccggggagagaaagggacgcGGTGAAGTGGAGGCTGTGGAGCTGGAGGACCTGGGCGAAGTGTCTCAAGAGGAGCATGATGATTGCAGTGATGGGGAGGCCTGCTGCCCTAACTCCCctgatgatgatgtggtgagGGTCTCTCCTGACaaggctaccaccaccaccaccaccatcaccctctcTCAGATCAAGGAGGAACCACCAGACACTGACTTCCCCAGCTCCCCAAAAGAAGAATTTGACCCAAACttgcaggtgaaggaggaaagtgagagtgagtctGGAGACACCCTGAGGCAGCTGTTAGCCCTAGAAACAGTGGCAGGGGCAGGGGCATTTGACGGAGATGCGGATGTGGTGTGTACCGGCGAGAGTACCCGACTCACTGCTCATGTGGGTGTTGATCCACATCCAAGACTTACTCATCCAACTCAG cagcagcagcagcagagtgtggtgctggaggaggagagagtgactgccaccacaccagagcctgaggaggaagagaagccacCCTCCACAGAGAcagtggaggcggtggaggtggacATGAAGGCGTGGATgcaaaagataagaaatggaTGGACTCTTGCCTCTGCCACGGGCATCTCCATCGGAGAACTTTATCTCATT ctGGGTCAAAACAAAAAGATCTGCTTGGAGTACGATTTTGAGGACCCAACAAAGATCAAGGAGAACACGGAAGACTCCAGTGGTGAGAAAAGTGAGGGAGTAGTGGTGGAGGGTcagtgcatcaccaccaccaccactgctgccctCACTACAGCTACTagtactgccactactactaccacagccaccaacactgccaccaccaccaccaccaccactgcagccaccagtactgccaccaccatcaccaccactacaaccactagtGTTCCAGTCATTTCTGGGGAGGGAGTAGGGACAGACTCAGGTGGCCCCACACCAGCTgagaaggagcagcaggagcagcagcagggtaAGGACGGCAGTGACTCGGGAGGGGATGCCACCAAGGATGAGAAGCAAGTGGCAGCAGAGAACCTGTCCGGCATGCTGGCACAGCTGCTGGCCATGACCCGCATGATCCTCAACAAGCCAGCCATTGACTCCACCTGTCCCTGTGGCCACATCTGCAGCCGTGGGTCAGGTGTGCTGCGCAGCCCTGCCGGAGGGCGCTCCCATAGCCTGGTGGGACGGAGTCCTGGCAGCACCAGGAGTCCCCGCACCAGCAAGTTGGCACTGGCCAGCAGCCCCAATGTGGCGGGTGTCAAGAGCCCTGGTGGCCAGGGTGGCCTGGGGTCTCGGCCGCTGCGGGAACGCAACAAACCTGCCTCGGCTAAGAAGCTCATGGCTGAGACTATGGAGCCGCATGCCAGTGTG AGTTACGCGAGGGATGGGGAggctggcaccaccaccatggcGGGCGTGGAGGTCACCATCcaggcctccaccaccaccacattcaccaccaccacaccctccaaCCCAGATGCCCTGCAGGTGCCCATGCCGGGGATCAGCACGGGACCCTCTGCTGCCATGCCGGGcctgaaggtggtgatgggagcCGGCCGGGATGCAGGGGAGTTCAAGGTGCCGCAGGGACCTGCACCCAGGCAGCTACATGTTCAGCAGGCTAACTTTAATGCTCAGCTAAGT AAACTTTTACCAAGGTACAACAATCGACCAGGGAGAAGGCTGGTGAGGAAGAATGTAGTGGTGCAACGACAACTGCCTTTGTTACCCAAGGCAGTGGTGCAGCTGCCCTCCCATGACAAG GATGGTGGCAGCACAAGTGGCTACATCTCCATCACCATTGCTCCATCCCCCAAGGGCATCACCTCCCCAGCAAGCAGTGCCTTCACCAGGTCGGCCATAGCgaccccctcttcctctcagtcCCTGGCACCGgtgctctctccctccctcatgccTGTGAGGAACAAGATCATCCAGCCGATACACTCCCCCAGCAACcaggccaccaccagcacagtcCTGCAGCCCATGCAGGCCCCCAGCACACTAGGGGTTGCCAACACCCCTATGCAGGTGTCAGTCCTCTCCCCCTTACCCACCCCTGCTGCCCCACAGATGCCCTCCCTGTCCCCAGGTACCAATGCCATCTCAGTCAACATATCAGGCCAGCCACTGTTGACAGTTGAGATGCCGCCCATTGTCAGCACTCAGGCCAGCATGCCTgccctcaccaccctcaccccAGCACCaacgccaccagcaccaccagcaccactacctgTAGAGAACAGCACAAGTGTCACCTCTGCAGTGAGTGTACCTCACTCACCCTCCTCTATAGAGAACAGACAGACCAATGGGCTGCTTAGTTCAGTGGTGTCACAGGTGCTGAATGAGCTGCCTGACCTCAGTACACCCCCTGGAACACCTCAGCCAAGCCTTAACAAGAATGGTGACCAGGGCAGCCTGCAAGTGACAAGTTTGAACAACTCAGCTTCCCTGTGCCATCCTGCTTCCCCGCCAATCGTGTTTGGCTCCACCCTTCCAGTGGAGCCCCTGCCTGACTTGCACACGCCAATCCTTGAGGCAGCCACCACCAGCAtgaccacagtcaccaccatgcCACAGTCAGCCTCCACCACCCTTTCCCCAACACCCCTCCTCACCATTGCCAGCACACACCACCTGGAGCTATCACCTCCCCCCACACAGACCAacaccttctcctccctcctcaacaCCCCAACCCCAAGTATCGATAGGAATGTCACCTCCACCCCTGTGCGGGCAatcttcccctccaccccctccatcTCCTCGCTGCTGTCATCCCCACCAGATCTCAGCAAGGGCTTCCCGAACCTCCTGGCTGGGTCTGAGGAGACACAGGATGGGTCAGGTGCACCGGAGTCTGGTGGCATTGTGCCTGAGCTACACATACCAGAAGGCAGCGTATCTCTTCCCCTGCTGGACATATCACTTGGGGGGACAGTCACCATCGCAGACCAGGCACCAGGTGGCCTGCTGGGCACCGGTTCTCAGCCTACGCTAAGGGAACAGTTAGCCGCGGCACACTCCCCGCCGCACATAGCTTCGGTCTTGCCTCACAGCCCACCGCCGCTGCCTGCCTCATCCATGATTAGCCTGAACACTGGGAGTCAGGACAGCAGCAGTGCAGACAAGCTTATGGACATCACACTTGGCAACTCCAACTCCAACTCTAGCTTCTCCA gTCTCTTGGCTGCTGCTACCCAACCACTGTTAGATGCCACCACAGGTGACCCCCAggcctgtgtggtggtgggcagAGCACAGGGCCTGGGGGAGGTGGGTGGCGGGGAAGTGGGTGGTATTGCAGGGGGCAGGGGCAGCTGTCTGGTGGGTGATACGTCGGGCTTCCCAACGCTCTCCAACACGCCTCCTTCACCCCCCTCGTCACCCTCGCGTCTCCTGCAGCAGTCGGACACCCAGTGGCTTAACAACGAGGTTAATGACTTCTCCCTCTCCAGTTTCCTTGGGCATTTTGAATCCCCTGTAAAGAACAACTCCAATTCAAGAGGTGCTTCCCAGACCAGCCCACAGACCCCCTTCATGCCTAGTCTCAGCTCAGTGTACAATGAAAATAGTGTGGATTTTACTGCCACATTTGCTGAGATGAAGGCACAGGTCTCTGGCAGCTTCAAACAGTAG
- the LOC123501353 gene encoding mucin-5AC-like isoform X2: MVKRKRTLSIKENSESVSQGSDGDLGGEEAKRLKAHGSVVNVEGSVGAPEAAPTHQNHAAPNEPLSPSAHRTSNSSVPSANSQPVSNVPSSAAAPPPAALRPTLQLRTSARVLNKQRREETKADQPPPPQPLNAKKPDPGALDGEFGEEEDGKKRRRAWELWSLEDKNIFFESINECGKDFEAIQNYLTAKLRKKGAPRSQVKNKDQVRHFYYRTWHKISKHITFNEGVKKATQELYGLINFGELRKKVGGTLDERKAQKLQELIRKGSTSVRVKGKSVRVRTPICRALKKLNQIEEHREQAELRLPASVMVEVVPASMQAWCRVQALAHNPRIRFTTSLRRPLALLISHLQEKWRNSNLKLRDTLCSHVTFPLKMEAVPEPVLRLMPVKGATIKPISVQPEVMLKSSSLSLSSHEARLRRRGEKVGRGGRRKDTKHQQEKEAEDKALRDTEGHGGEAKGATGPGERKGRGEVEAVELEDLGEVSQEEHDDCSDGEACCPNSPDDDVVRVSPDKATTTTTTITLSQIKEEPPDTDFPSSPKEEFDPNLQVKEESESESGDTLRQLLALETVAGAGAFDGDADVVCTGESTRLTAHVGVDPHPRLTHPTQQQQQSVVLEEERVTATTPEPEEEEKPPSTETVEAVEVDMKAWMQKIRNGWTLASATGISIGELYLILGQNKKICLEYDFEDPTKIKENTEDSSGEKSEGVVVEGQCITTTTTAALTTATSTATTTTTATNTATTTTTTTAATSTATTITTTTTTSVPVISGEGVGTDSGGPTPAEKEQQEQQQGKDGSDSGGDATKDEKQVAAENLSGMLAQLLAMTRMILNKPAIDSTCPCGHICSRGSGVLRSPAGGRSHSLVGRSPGSTRSPRTSKLALASSPNVAGVKSPGGQGGLGSRPLRERNKPASAKKLMAETMEPHASVSYARDGEAGTTTMAGVEVTIQASTTTTFTTTTPSNPDALQVPMPGISTGPSAAMPGLKVVMGAGRDAGEFKVPQGPAPRQLHVQQANFNAQLSKLLPRYNNRPGRRLVRKNVVVQRQLPLLPKAVVQLPSHDKDGGSTSGYISITIAPSPKGITSPASSAFTRSAIATPSSSQSLAPVLSPSLMPVRNKIIQPIHSPSNQATTSTVLQPMQAPSTLGVANTPMQVSVLSPLPTPAAPQMPSLSPGTNAISVNISGQPLLTVEMPPIVSTQASMPALTTLTPAPTPPAPPAPLPVENSTSVTSAVSVPHSPSSIENRQTNGLLSSVVSQVLNELPDLSTPPGTPQPSLNKNGDQGSLQVTSLNNSASLCHPASPPIVFGSTLPVEPLPDLHTPILEAATTSMTTVTTMPQSASTTLSPTPLLTIASTHHLELSPPPTQTNTFSSLLNTPTPSIDRNVTSTPVRAIFPSTPSISSLLSSPPDLSKGFPNLLAGSEETQDGSGAPESGGIVPELHIPEGSVSLPLLDISLGGTVTIADQAPGGLLGTGSQPTLREQLAAAHSPPHIASVLPHSPPPLPASSMISLNTGSQDSSSADKLMDITLGNSNSNSSFSSLLAAATQPLLDATTGDPQACVVVGRAQGLGEVGGGEVGGIAGGRGSCLVGDTSGFPTLSNTPPSPPSSPSRLLQQSDTQWLNNEVNDFSLSSFLGHFESPVKNNSNSRGASQTSPQTPFMPSLSSVYNENSVDFTATFAEMKAQVSGSFKQ, from the exons CTCTGGATGGGGagtttggagaggaggaggatgggaagaagcGTCGGAGAGCCTGGGAACTCTGGTCTCTTGAAGATAAAAACATCTTCTTTGAGTCTATCAATGAGTGTGGCAAGGATTTTGAGGCCATCCAG AACTACCTGACGGCCAAACTGCGTAAAAAGGGGGCGCCACGCAGCCAGGTGAAGAACAAGGACCAAGTGCGCCACTTTTACTATCGCACCTGGCACAAGATTTCCAAGCACATCACTTTTAATGAAG GGGTTAAGAAAGCCACGCAGGAGTTGTACGGCCTCATAAACTTTGGTGAGCTGCGGAAGAAGGTTGGTGGAACACTGGATGAGCGGAAGGCACAGAAGCTGCAGGAGTTGATCAGGAAAGGATCGACCAGCGTGCGAGTGAAGGGGAAGAGCGTGCGTGTCCGAACCCCAATTTGTCGTGCCCTGAAGAAGCTCAACCAGATAGAAG AGCATCGGGAACAGGCTGAGTTGCGACTCCCAGCCAGCgtcatggtggaggtggtgccgGCCAGCATGCAGGCGTGGTGTCGCGTGCAAGCACTGGCTCACAACCCTCGCATCCGCTTCACCACCTCCCTGCGCCGGCCCCTCGCCTTGCTCATCTCACACCTCCAGGAGAAATGGCGGAACTCTAATCTCAAGCTG CGTGACACTCTCTGCTCTCATGTCACTTTCCCGCTGAAGATGGAGGCTGTGCCTGAGCCGGTGCTGAGACTCATGCCGGTGAAGGGAGCCACTATCAAGCCCATCTCTGTCCAG CCAGAAGTGATGTTGAAGAGTTCCTCTCTGTCACTGTCAAGCCACGAGGCAAGACTGAGGCGGCGAGGTGAgaaggtggggaggggaggccgCCGGAAGGACACCAAACaccagcaggagaaggaggcagaggaCAAGGCACTGCGGGACACTGAAGGGCATGGGGGTGAGGCCAAAGGTGCTACTGGGCccggggagagaaagggacgcGGTGAAGTGGAGGCTGTGGAGCTGGAGGACCTGGGCGAAGTGTCTCAAGAGGAGCATGATGATTGCAGTGATGGGGAGGCCTGCTGCCCTAACTCCCctgatgatgatgtggtgagGGTCTCTCCTGACaaggctaccaccaccaccaccaccatcaccctctcTCAGATCAAGGAGGAACCACCAGACACTGACTTCCCCAGCTCCCCAAAAGAAGAATTTGACCCAAACttgcaggtgaaggaggaaagtgagagtgagtctGGAGACACCCTGAGGCAGCTGTTAGCCCTAGAAACAGTGGCAGGGGCAGGGGCATTTGACGGAGATGCGGATGTGGTGTGTACCGGCGAGAGTACCCGACTCACTGCTCATGTGGGTGTTGATCCACATCCAAGACTTACTCATCCAACTCAG cagcagcagcagagtgtggtgctggaggaggagagagtgactgccaccacaccagagcctgaggaggaagagaagccacCCTCCACAGAGAcagtggaggcggtggaggtggacATGAAGGCGTGGATgcaaaagataagaaatggaTGGACTCTTGCCTCTGCCACGGGCATCTCCATCGGAGAACTTTATCTCATT ctGGGTCAAAACAAAAAGATCTGCTTGGAGTACGATTTTGAGGACCCAACAAAGATCAAGGAGAACACGGAAGACTCCAGTGGTGAGAAAAGTGAGGGAGTAGTGGTGGAGGGTcagtgcatcaccaccaccaccactgctgccctCACTACAGCTACTagtactgccactactactaccacagccaccaacactgccaccaccaccaccaccaccactgcagccaccagtactgccaccaccatcaccaccactacaaccactagtGTTCCAGTCATTTCTGGGGAGGGAGTAGGGACAGACTCAGGTGGCCCCACACCAGCTgagaaggagcagcaggagcagcagcagggtaAGGACGGCAGTGACTCGGGAGGGGATGCCACCAAGGATGAGAAGCAAGTGGCAGCAGAGAACCTGTCCGGCATGCTGGCACAGCTGCTGGCCATGACCCGCATGATCCTCAACAAGCCAGCCATTGACTCCACCTGTCCCTGTGGCCACATCTGCAGCCGTGGGTCAGGTGTGCTGCGCAGCCCTGCCGGAGGGCGCTCCCATAGCCTGGTGGGACGGAGTCCTGGCAGCACCAGGAGTCCCCGCACCAGCAAGTTGGCACTGGCCAGCAGCCCCAATGTGGCGGGTGTCAAGAGCCCTGGTGGCCAGGGTGGCCTGGGGTCTCGGCCGCTGCGGGAACGCAACAAACCTGCCTCGGCTAAGAAGCTCATGGCTGAGACTATGGAGCCGCATGCCAGTGTG AGTTACGCGAGGGATGGGGAggctggcaccaccaccatggcGGGCGTGGAGGTCACCATCcaggcctccaccaccaccacattcaccaccaccacaccctccaaCCCAGATGCCCTGCAGGTGCCCATGCCGGGGATCAGCACGGGACCCTCTGCTGCCATGCCGGGcctgaaggtggtgatgggagcCGGCCGGGATGCAGGGGAGTTCAAGGTGCCGCAGGGACCTGCACCCAGGCAGCTACATGTTCAGCAGGCTAACTTTAATGCTCAGCTAAGT AAACTTTTACCAAGGTACAACAATCGACCAGGGAGAAGGCTGGTGAGGAAGAATGTAGTGGTGCAACGACAACTGCCTTTGTTACCCAAGGCAGTGGTGCAGCTGCCCTCCCATGACAAG GATGGTGGCAGCACAAGTGGCTACATCTCCATCACCATTGCTCCATCCCCCAAGGGCATCACCTCCCCAGCAAGCAGTGCCTTCACCAGGTCGGCCATAGCgaccccctcttcctctcagtcCCTGGCACCGgtgctctctccctccctcatgccTGTGAGGAACAAGATCATCCAGCCGATACACTCCCCCAGCAACcaggccaccaccagcacagtcCTGCAGCCCATGCAGGCCCCCAGCACACTAGGGGTTGCCAACACCCCTATGCAGGTGTCAGTCCTCTCCCCCTTACCCACCCCTGCTGCCCCACAGATGCCCTCCCTGTCCCCAGGTACCAATGCCATCTCAGTCAACATATCAGGCCAGCCACTGTTGACAGTTGAGATGCCGCCCATTGTCAGCACTCAGGCCAGCATGCCTgccctcaccaccctcaccccAGCACCaacgccaccagcaccaccagcaccactacctgTAGAGAACAGCACAAGTGTCACCTCTGCAGTGAGTGTACCTCACTCACCCTCCTCTATAGAGAACAGACAGACCAATGGGCTGCTTAGTTCAGTGGTGTCACAGGTGCTGAATGAGCTGCCTGACCTCAGTACACCCCCTGGAACACCTCAGCCAAGCCTTAACAAGAATGGTGACCAGGGCAGCCTGCAAGTGACAAGTTTGAACAACTCAGCTTCCCTGTGCCATCCTGCTTCCCCGCCAATCGTGTTTGGCTCCACCCTTCCAGTGGAGCCCCTGCCTGACTTGCACACGCCAATCCTTGAGGCAGCCACCACCAGCAtgaccacagtcaccaccatgcCACAGTCAGCCTCCACCACCCTTTCCCCAACACCCCTCCTCACCATTGCCAGCACACACCACCTGGAGCTATCACCTCCCCCCACACAGACCAacaccttctcctccctcctcaacaCCCCAACCCCAAGTATCGATAGGAATGTCACCTCCACCCCTGTGCGGGCAatcttcccctccaccccctccatcTCCTCGCTGCTGTCATCCCCACCAGATCTCAGCAAGGGCTTCCCGAACCTCCTGGCTGGGTCTGAGGAGACACAGGATGGGTCAGGTGCACCGGAGTCTGGTGGCATTGTGCCTGAGCTACACATACCAGAAGGCAGCGTATCTCTTCCCCTGCTGGACATATCACTTGGGGGGACAGTCACCATCGCAGACCAGGCACCAGGTGGCCTGCTGGGCACCGGTTCTCAGCCTACGCTAAGGGAACAGTTAGCCGCGGCACACTCCCCGCCGCACATAGCTTCGGTCTTGCCTCACAGCCCACCGCCGCTGCCTGCCTCATCCATGATTAGCCTGAACACTGGGAGTCAGGACAGCAGCAGTGCAGACAAGCTTATGGACATCACACTTGGCAACTCCAACTCCAACTCTAGCTTCTCCA gTCTCTTGGCTGCTGCTACCCAACCACTGTTAGATGCCACCACAGGTGACCCCCAggcctgtgtggtggtgggcagAGCACAGGGCCTGGGGGAGGTGGGTGGCGGGGAAGTGGGTGGTATTGCAGGGGGCAGGGGCAGCTGTCTGGTGGGTGATACGTCGGGCTTCCCAACGCTCTCCAACACGCCTCCTTCACCCCCCTCGTCACCCTCGCGTCTCCTGCAGCAGTCGGACACCCAGTGGCTTAACAACGAGGTTAATGACTTCTCCCTCTCCAGTTTCCTTGGGCATTTTGAATCCCCTGTAAAGAACAACTCCAATTCAAGAGGTGCTTCCCAGACCAGCCCACAGACCCCCTTCATGCCTAGTCTCAGCTCAGTGTACAATGAAAATAGTGTGGATTTTACTGCCACATTTGCTGAGATGAAGGCACAGGTCTCTGGCAGCTTCAAACAGTAG